In Wolinella succinogenes DSM 1740, a single genomic region encodes these proteins:
- the nifD gene encoding nitrogenase molybdenum-iron protein alpha chain, whose amino-acid sequence MRAEELKALQKEAIEEVLAAYPEKTAKNRSKHLGVGAPDDESQKTCGGVRSNKKSAPGVMTQRGCAYAGSKGVVWGPVKDMVHISHGPIGCGQYSRGGRRNYYIGTTGVDTFVTVNFSTDFQERDIVFGGDKKLQQAIDEINDLFPLNHGITVQSECPIGLIGDDIQAAARKKSAETGKTVVAVSCEGFRGVSQSLGHHIANDTIRDIMFPLSDEVNKDFVATPYDVAIIGDYNIGGDAWSSRILLEEMGLRVIAQWSGDSTFKEITAGPKAKLNLLHCYRSMNYVARHMEKEYGIPWMEYNFFGPSKIEASLRAIAKHFGPEIEKKAEEVIAKYKAITEAVIAKYKPRLEGKTVMLYVGGLRSRHIIGAYEDLGMEVIGLGYEFAHDDDYQRTKEEVSGSVLVYDDVNEYELEKFVDKLRPDLVASGVKEKYVFQKMGLPFRQMHSWDYSGPYHGYDGFAIFARDIEMAVNSPVWAHNTAPWD is encoded by the coding sequence ATGAGAGCAGAAGAACTAAAGGCCCTACAGAAAGAGGCCATCGAAGAGGTTTTGGCCGCCTATCCGGAAAAAACCGCGAAGAATCGCTCTAAGCATCTAGGTGTAGGTGCTCCCGATGATGAGAGCCAAAAGACTTGCGGCGGTGTGCGAAGCAACAAAAAATCCGCCCCTGGCGTGATGACTCAGCGAGGTTGTGCCTACGCTGGGAGTAAAGGGGTGGTATGGGGGCCTGTCAAAGACATGGTTCACATCAGCCACGGACCTATTGGATGCGGTCAATACAGCCGAGGCGGACGACGAAACTATTACATCGGCACCACAGGGGTGGATACATTCGTTACCGTCAACTTCAGCACCGATTTCCAAGAGCGAGATATCGTTTTTGGGGGAGACAAGAAGCTCCAGCAAGCGATCGATGAGATCAATGATCTCTTCCCTCTCAATCATGGAATCACCGTTCAATCTGAGTGCCCTATCGGTCTGATTGGGGATGACATTCAAGCCGCGGCTAGAAAAAAGAGTGCCGAAACAGGCAAAACAGTCGTAGCGGTCTCCTGTGAAGGATTCCGAGGGGTTTCCCAATCTTTGGGTCACCACATTGCTAATGACACGATTCGAGACATCATGTTCCCCTTGAGCGATGAGGTCAATAAAGATTTTGTCGCTACACCCTATGATGTAGCGATCATCGGCGACTACAACATCGGTGGAGATGCATGGAGCTCTAGAATCTTGCTTGAAGAGATGGGGCTTCGCGTCATTGCTCAATGGAGTGGCGATAGCACCTTTAAAGAGATCACAGCAGGGCCCAAGGCGAAGCTCAATCTTCTCCACTGCTATCGAAGCATGAACTATGTGGCTAGACACATGGAGAAGGAGTACGGGATTCCTTGGATGGAGTATAACTTCTTTGGTCCAAGCAAGATCGAAGCTTCTCTTCGAGCCATCGCCAAACATTTTGGCCCTGAGATCGAGAAGAAAGCCGAAGAGGTTATCGCCAAGTATAAGGCGATCACTGAAGCTGTCATCGCCAAGTACAAGCCAAGACTTGAGGGCAAAACCGTGATGCTTTATGTCGGAGGTCTCAGATCGCGACACATCATTGGTGCTTATGAGGATCTTGGCATGGAAGTGATCGGACTTGGATATGAGTTTGCCCATGATGATGACTATCAGAGAACCAAAGAAGAGGTGAGTGGCAGCGTCTTGGTTTATGACGATGTGAACGAGTATGAGCTTGAGAAGTTTGTTGACAAACTCCGACCTGATCTCGTGGCTAGCGGGGTGAAGGAGAAGTATGTTTTTCAAAAGATGGGTCTGCCCTTTAGACAGATGCACTCTTGGGATTACAGCGGTCCTTACCATGGCTATGATGGCTTTGCTATCTTTGCTAGAGACATTGAGATGGCGGTCAACTCTCCTGTATGGGCACACAACACTGCCCCTTGGGATTGA
- the nifT gene encoding putative nitrogen fixation protein NifT: MAKVMLTQRGEEIKFYIAKKDMEEVIESVEIDGETYGGEVLLKNGDRWYFDPIPKKFPADVVAKRVGE; encoded by the coding sequence ATGGCTAAAGTGATGCTAACCCAACGAGGCGAGGAGATCAAATTCTATATCGCCAAAAAAGATATGGAAGAGGTGATCGAAAGCGTGGAGATTGATGGAGAGACTTACGGGGGCGAAGTGCTTCTCAAAAATGGCGATCGCTGGTATTTCGACCCCATCCCCAAAAAATTTCCCGCGGATGTAGTGGCCAAGAGAGTCGGGGAGTAG
- the clpX gene encoding ATP-dependent Clp protease ATP-binding subunit ClpX — MKNLQCSYCGKKEPLVKRIFGGSHQAFICNECIVEFFNLLEREEENRKQKDVRSHLPKPQEIAQFLDQYVISQEKAKMALSVALYNHYKRISYPKHHHIELEKSNILLLGPSGSGKTLLAKTLARVLNIPFAMSDATALTEAGYVGEDVESILSRLLHAASFDIEKAQKGIVYIDEIDKIAKKGESVQSGRDIGGEGVQQGLLKILEGASVYVPLKGARKNSNTETVLFDTKDVLFICGGAFVGIKEERGEKRSGFLASNPSSPTQRTLRKQLLSYGMIPEFIGRIPLILELEPLNLESLVKILKEPKDSIIAQYQYLFSLDGVKLEFTDEALLAIAQKSLDEELGARGLRHILEEILMPLLFEIPSKEEVTQVSITQGFVLGNSEALILEPRREDG; from the coding sequence ATGAAAAATTTACAATGTTCTTACTGTGGCAAAAAAGAGCCCTTGGTGAAGCGAATTTTTGGCGGCAGCCATCAAGCTTTCATCTGTAATGAGTGTATTGTAGAGTTTTTTAACCTCTTGGAGCGCGAAGAGGAGAATCGCAAGCAAAAGGATGTCCGCTCGCACCTCCCCAAGCCTCAAGAGATCGCTCAATTTCTAGACCAATATGTGATCTCGCAAGAAAAAGCCAAAATGGCGCTCTCAGTCGCCCTCTACAACCACTACAAACGCATCTCCTACCCCAAGCACCATCACATTGAGCTAGAGAAGAGCAACATCCTCCTTCTAGGGCCAAGCGGGAGCGGCAAGACTCTGCTGGCTAAAACCCTCGCTAGAGTGCTCAATATCCCCTTTGCTATGAGCGATGCCACGGCGCTCACTGAGGCGGGCTATGTGGGCGAGGATGTCGAATCGATTCTCTCTCGACTCCTCCATGCCGCCTCCTTTGATATCGAAAAAGCCCAAAAAGGAATCGTCTATATTGATGAGATCGACAAGATTGCCAAAAAAGGCGAGAGCGTGCAGAGCGGTCGAGATATCGGAGGCGAGGGAGTCCAGCAAGGGCTTTTGAAGATTTTAGAGGGGGCTAGCGTCTATGTTCCGCTCAAAGGGGCACGCAAAAACTCCAACACCGAAACCGTGCTCTTTGATACCAAAGATGTGCTCTTTATCTGCGGGGGCGCGTTCGTGGGAATCAAAGAGGAGCGAGGCGAAAAAAGAAGTGGATTTTTGGCCTCCAACCCCTCATCTCCCACCCAAAGAACCCTGCGCAAACAGCTCCTCTCTTATGGGATGATTCCTGAATTCATCGGACGGATTCCCCTGATTTTGGAGCTAGAACCTCTCAACCTAGAATCGCTTGTGAAGATCCTCAAAGAGCCCAAAGATTCGATTATCGCTCAATATCAATACCTCTTCTCACTCGATGGCGTGAAGCTTGAATTCACCGATGAGGCCCTCCTGGCCATCGCCCAAAAATCCCTCGATGAAGAGCTTGGAGCAAGAGGCTTGAGACATATTTTAGAGGAGATTCTCATGCCTCTTTTATTTGAAATTCCCTCCAAAGAGGAGGTCACCCAAGTGAGCATCACTCAAGGATTCGTCTTAGGGAATAGCGAAGCCCTCATTTTAGAGCCAAGGAGAGAAGATGGATAA
- the nifB gene encoding nitrogenase cofactor biosynthesis protein NifB, whose translation MSTSCNPANQDHPCYSHEAHGLFARIHLPVAPACNIQCNYCNRKFDCSNESRPGVTTTKLSPEESVKKVLYAGSKIEGLSVAGIAGPGDALANPKQTFKTLGLLKEYAPDLKLCISTNGLMLPFYAKKLKELGVDHLTVTLNAIHPSVGAKIYAWVYDTHSKKRYTKEEGAELLLNRQLKGIEECVRLGMMVKINSVLIPGVNEEELPHVAKKIKSMGVALHNIMPLLSLPEFGTYFSDHGVPSATDAQVEEMRKRCDIGVEQMSHCRQCRADAVGILGEDRSSEFAQGEFLALPMEELATLYDLPSRRATKERLLQKREAIPQKGKLPSMATQGKLIALTSRLEERADLHFGDAKEFIIYEWIGDHLKAVGVRRLQGSYCQGKSSCHEANPIEEILQKLHDIDYLVTAKIGKTPREKLQKAGITCIEAEGMRLHEALGMIAPQELEAN comes from the coding sequence ATGAGCACCTCATGCAACCCCGCAAACCAAGACCACCCCTGTTATAGCCACGAGGCGCACGGGCTCTTTGCTCGTATCCACCTCCCCGTGGCGCCCGCGTGTAACATTCAATGCAACTACTGCAACCGCAAGTTTGATTGCAGTAACGAATCAAGACCGGGCGTGACCACCACGAAGCTCTCGCCTGAGGAATCGGTGAAGAAGGTTCTTTATGCAGGATCAAAGATCGAAGGATTGAGCGTGGCGGGGATCGCAGGCCCCGGAGATGCGCTCGCTAATCCCAAGCAGACCTTTAAGACGCTAGGGCTTCTTAAAGAGTATGCGCCCGACCTGAAGCTATGCATCTCCACTAATGGACTCATGCTCCCTTTTTACGCCAAAAAACTCAAAGAGCTTGGTGTGGATCACCTCACCGTGACGCTCAATGCCATTCACCCTAGCGTAGGCGCAAAGATCTATGCGTGGGTCTATGACACTCACAGCAAAAAGCGCTACACCAAGGAGGAGGGAGCAGAACTCTTGCTCAATCGCCAGCTTAAGGGAATCGAAGAGTGCGTGAGGTTAGGGATGATGGTGAAGATTAACTCGGTGCTGATCCCTGGGGTCAATGAAGAGGAGCTTCCCCATGTCGCCAAAAAGATCAAGAGCATGGGCGTGGCGCTCCACAACATCATGCCGCTGCTCTCTTTGCCTGAGTTTGGGACATACTTCTCCGATCATGGGGTGCCTAGCGCCACGGATGCGCAGGTAGAGGAGATGAGAAAGCGGTGCGATATTGGCGTAGAGCAGATGAGCCATTGCCGACAGTGTCGAGCCGATGCGGTGGGAATCTTGGGCGAAGATAGAAGCTCGGAGTTTGCCCAAGGCGAATTTCTCGCACTCCCCATGGAGGAGCTCGCCACTCTCTATGATCTCCCCTCTAGAAGAGCCACCAAGGAGCGGCTCCTCCAAAAAAGAGAGGCGATTCCCCAAAAGGGCAAACTGCCCTCCATGGCTACCCAAGGCAAGCTCATCGCGCTCACTAGCCGTCTAGAGGAGCGAGCGGATCTTCATTTTGGAGACGCCAAAGAGTTTATCATCTATGAGTGGATCGGAGATCACCTCAAAGCCGTGGGGGTGAGACGGCTCCAAGGGAGTTACTGCCAAGGCAAGAGCAGCTGTCATGAGGCCAATCCGATTGAAGAGATTTTGCAAAAACTCCATGATATCGACTATCTCGTGACCGCCAAAATCGGTAAAACACCTAGAGAGAAGCTCCAAAAAGCGGGAATTACTTGCATCGAAGCAGAGGGGATGAGACTCCACGAGGCTTTGGGGATGATCGCACCGCAGGAGCTAGAGGCCAACTAA
- a CDS encoding L-aspartate oxidase produces MLYDLLVIGSGIAGLRAAIEGSQRGLRVALLSKGAFMRSNSSLACGGINAALGNAEPDSPLVHLEDTLRGGDGLALKEAAQILCQEAPAEIGFLASIGVAFDQQDERIAQRAFGGMGKKRTCHIGDKTGGAITQTLFRVIMQKYPIHWIKERMLLSLLVHEGVISGITALNRQTSEIELLGAKAVVLASGGYGGIYHEHHTNTPEITGDGQAAALRAGLRLSNMEFVQFHPTTLPRTHALISEAARGEGGILINESGERFIDELLTRDKLARKIAKELSEGRRVFLDVRHLGEALLERKLPSLLKIAMSEGINPIKEPIPIIPSVHYSMGGIECDLGGATAIKGLYVAGEVACNLVHGANRLGGNSLLESAVFGRIAGENAAKFAQSHDYHDFRLEPIAKDTNLVEHILGGENRYNFQSIRKTLGKTLYEKAGIFRTQEGLHGALDYVSYLKRIWIGCHCIHKQKEYNSELQAILELRNMLEVSEAMLLSALAREESRGAHYREDFPEKDEKLFGTPSFVKKLESGRLYMEFEPKEGAKGWLNRLKKRLTR; encoded by the coding sequence ATGCTGTATGACTTATTGGTGATTGGGAGCGGAATCGCAGGGCTTAGAGCGGCGATAGAGGGGAGCCAAAGAGGGCTTAGGGTCGCGCTTTTGAGCAAAGGAGCATTCATGCGCTCCAATAGCTCGCTAGCCTGTGGCGGTATCAATGCTGCACTTGGCAACGCAGAGCCCGATTCCCCTCTTGTTCACCTTGAGGACACCCTAAGAGGGGGTGATGGTCTCGCCCTCAAAGAGGCGGCGCAAATTCTCTGCCAAGAGGCTCCCGCGGAGATTGGATTCCTCGCCTCCATCGGTGTGGCGTTTGATCAGCAAGATGAGAGAATTGCCCAAAGAGCCTTTGGCGGGATGGGCAAAAAGCGCACCTGTCATATTGGCGACAAAACAGGAGGAGCCATCACGCAGACTCTCTTTAGAGTCATCATGCAAAAATACCCCATCCACTGGATCAAAGAGCGGATGCTTCTCTCGCTTTTGGTGCACGAGGGAGTCATCTCAGGAATCACCGCGCTCAATCGCCAAACCTCTGAGATCGAGCTTTTGGGTGCTAAGGCGGTCGTGCTAGCAAGCGGAGGCTATGGCGGAATCTATCACGAACACCACACCAACACTCCAGAAATCACCGGAGATGGTCAAGCCGCCGCTCTTAGAGCGGGGCTTCGACTCTCCAATATGGAGTTTGTCCAGTTCCACCCCACCACACTCCCTAGAACCCACGCGCTCATCAGCGAAGCCGCGAGAGGCGAAGGGGGAATCCTCATCAACGAATCAGGGGAGCGATTCATCGATGAGCTCCTCACGCGCGACAAGCTTGCACGAAAAATTGCCAAAGAGCTCTCAGAGGGGAGACGGGTCTTTTTAGATGTGCGCCACTTGGGTGAGGCGCTTTTAGAGCGTAAGCTCCCTTCGCTGCTCAAAATCGCCATGAGCGAGGGAATCAACCCCATCAAAGAGCCTATCCCCATCATCCCCTCCGTGCACTACTCCATGGGAGGAATCGAGTGCGATCTTGGCGGAGCGACCGCGATTAAAGGGCTCTATGTCGCTGGAGAAGTGGCTTGCAATCTGGTCCATGGCGCCAATCGCCTTGGGGGCAACTCCCTCCTAGAATCGGCTGTTTTTGGGCGTATCGCGGGAGAAAATGCCGCGAAATTTGCCCAAAGTCACGACTATCACGACTTCCGCCTAGAGCCCATCGCCAAGGACACCAATCTCGTCGAGCATATCCTTGGAGGCGAAAATCGCTATAACTTCCAGAGTATCCGCAAGACCCTAGGCAAGACCCTCTACGAAAAAGCGGGGATTTTCCGCACCCAAGAGGGCTTGCATGGGGCGCTGGATTATGTCTCCTACCTCAAAAGAATCTGGATTGGGTGCCACTGTATCCACAAACAAAAAGAGTATAACAGCGAGCTTCAGGCGATTCTTGAGCTTCGCAATATGCTAGAGGTGAGCGAGGCCATGCTCCTTAGCGCCCTAGCGCGAGAAGAGAGCCGAGGGGCGCACTATAGGGAAGATTTCCCCGAAAAAGATGAGAAGCTTTTTGGTACTCCAAGCTTCGTCAAAAAGCTAGAGAGCGGCAGGCTTTACATGGAGTTTGAGCCCAAAGAGGGTGCCAAGGGATGGCTCAATCGCCTCAAAAAGCGGCTCACCCGCTAG
- the nifH gene encoding nitrogenase iron protein: protein MAGLRQIAFYGKGGIGKSTTSQNTLAAMAYYFGKKILIVGCDPKADSTRLILHEKAQSTIMQLAAEVGTVEDLELEDVCKPGAGPFNPEQPSPSGGWIKCAESGGPEPGVGCAGRGVITAINFLEEEGAYSDELDFVSYDVLGDVVCGGFAMPIREGKAQEIYIVMSGEMMAMYAANNISRGILKYASSGGVRLAGLICNARMTDREYDLANALATKLGTQMIHFVPRHNIVQHAELRRMTVVEYAETSTQAEEYKELARKIVHNDLKVIPTPMNMDDLESLLMEFGIAEQFDEENVGKKAEA, encoded by the coding sequence ATGGCAGGCTTGAGACAGATAGCCTTCTATGGTAAGGGCGGTATCGGTAAATCGACTACTTCTCAAAACACCTTGGCGGCAATGGCGTATTACTTTGGTAAAAAAATCTTGATCGTAGGGTGCGATCCTAAAGCGGATTCAACTCGATTGATTCTGCACGAGAAAGCACAATCCACGATTATGCAGCTCGCAGCAGAGGTGGGCACAGTTGAAGACCTAGAGCTAGAAGATGTCTGTAAGCCTGGAGCGGGGCCTTTTAATCCTGAGCAGCCAAGCCCTAGTGGCGGTTGGATCAAATGCGCCGAATCTGGCGGTCCTGAGCCAGGCGTAGGTTGCGCAGGAAGAGGGGTTATCACTGCGATCAACTTCCTTGAAGAAGAGGGTGCCTATTCCGATGAGCTTGACTTTGTTAGCTATGACGTTTTGGGTGACGTTGTTTGCGGCGGTTTTGCGATGCCTATCCGTGAGGGTAAAGCTCAAGAGATCTATATCGTTATGTCTGGAGAGATGATGGCGATGTATGCGGCCAATAACATCTCTAGAGGTATTTTGAAATACGCTAGCAGCGGCGGTGTGAGACTGGCTGGATTGATTTGTAACGCTAGGATGACTGACCGAGAGTATGACCTCGCTAACGCACTAGCGACCAAGCTTGGAACTCAGATGATTCACTTTGTGCCCCGACACAATATCGTTCAGCACGCTGAGCTTAGACGAATGACAGTCGTAGAGTACGCAGAGACCTCTACTCAAGCGGAGGAGTATAAAGAGTTGGCTCGCAAGATCGTTCATAACGACCTCAAAGTCATTCCTACCCCTATGAACATGGATGACCTTGAATCGCTCCTCATGGAGTTTGGTATCGCTGAGCAGTTCGACGAAGAAAATGTCGGCAAAAAAGCGGAAGCTTAA
- a CDS encoding aldo/keto reductase: MRIKGCATAESTKAYAAHFAQVDGFYKIAQGLTFSSLGVGSFAPEAYKEENYLYTFKEPIKEAVLNGINHIDTAASYRYNQSEREIGEALGELLEMGTQRESLIIASKGGFFPLEYPFPNNPYTWIKERVIKPNLAQESDIFTDEYCLSPDYLRWSLERSLENLGLEKLDIFYLQNPEHALGHLTKKELLSRLEKVFCAMESWVSEGLVSYFGIASWNGFLNDPTHLEYLSLQEIVNMAQKITNDSHLKFVQIPYNLAKIQGVGYANQAVGKEGYYPAFIAAQKLGLHSITSSSLLRLHLFKRPFSEEFRALCGKEAMSDLQRALQFSRSNPYALSALFSTKNADHLLHNMELKMIKPLSKEAYFKLFSTLGRDRDAV; the protein is encoded by the coding sequence ATGAGAATCAAAGGATGCGCCACAGCCGAATCGACCAAGGCTTATGCGGCGCATTTTGCGCAGGTTGATGGATTTTACAAAATTGCGCAAGGCCTGACATTTTCCTCTTTGGGTGTGGGAAGTTTTGCTCCTGAAGCGTATAAAGAGGAGAATTATCTCTACACTTTTAAAGAGCCTATAAAAGAGGCAGTCCTCAATGGAATCAACCACATTGACACCGCCGCTAGCTACCGCTACAACCAAAGCGAGCGCGAGATTGGCGAGGCGCTCGGTGAGCTTTTAGAGATGGGCACCCAAAGAGAATCGCTCATCATCGCCTCCAAGGGGGGCTTTTTCCCTCTAGAGTATCCCTTCCCGAACAACCCCTATACATGGATTAAAGAGAGGGTCATCAAGCCAAATCTTGCCCAAGAATCAGACATTTTCACCGATGAATATTGCCTCTCTCCTGATTATCTCCGCTGGAGCCTAGAGCGCTCTTTGGAGAATCTAGGGCTAGAGAAGCTCGATATTTTTTACCTCCAAAACCCCGAACACGCCCTAGGTCACCTCACTAAAAAAGAGCTTCTATCTCGTCTAGAAAAGGTTTTTTGCGCGATGGAATCGTGGGTTAGCGAGGGATTGGTGAGCTATTTTGGCATCGCCTCTTGGAATGGATTCCTCAATGACCCCACCCATTTAGAGTATCTTTCGCTTCAAGAGATCGTGAACATGGCCCAAAAAATAACCAACGATTCTCACTTGAAATTTGTCCAAATTCCCTACAATCTCGCCAAAATCCAAGGGGTTGGCTACGCCAATCAAGCCGTGGGCAAAGAGGGCTACTATCCTGCTTTCATCGCGGCTCAAAAATTGGGCTTGCACTCCATCACCAGCTCTTCACTTCTTAGGCTTCACCTCTTTAAACGCCCCTTTTCTGAGGAGTTTCGTGCGCTTTGCGGCAAAGAGGCGATGAGCGATCTTCAGCGCGCCTTGCAATTTTCACGCTCCAATCCTTACGCGCTAAGCGCCCTCTTTAGCACCAAAAATGCCGACCATCTACTCCATAACATGGAGCTAAAAATGATCAAACCTCTCTCCAAAGAGGCCTATTTCAAGCTATTTTCAACACTAGGGAGGGATAGAGATGCTGTATGA
- the nifV gene encoding homocitrate synthase codes for MITINDTTLRDGEQAPTVAFTQEEKCEIAKLLYEAGADELEIGIPAMGEAEREDIRAILSLGLPLRLMSWNRATQSDLEASLACGMKAVDLSIPVSTKMVAAKFRGKYAKVLSNLEETLTIAKKEGLFVCVGMEDTSRANARFLKEVIALAMERGADRVRFCDTVGILTPLQTYRAIRSLRRHCTLPVEMHCHNDYGMAVANSIAGIEAGAQSVNTTVIGIGERAGNAGFEQVLLSLIGQFGQNRTLDSTILKALVQKVAKAAGVALAPTAPVVGSRLFWHESGIHADGNQKSEGLYEPFSPELVGASREYPIGKHSGSANLIYHLKQFVPLIEKGEASDLLPLVREIVTKNKKPLSAKELFCLYLSHKRHSQKEG; via the coding sequence ATGATCACGATCAACGACACAACGCTTAGGGATGGAGAGCAGGCTCCCACGGTGGCTTTCACCCAAGAGGAGAAGTGCGAGATCGCCAAGCTTCTTTATGAAGCGGGAGCGGATGAGCTAGAGATTGGAATCCCAGCCATGGGTGAGGCAGAGCGCGAAGACATTAGAGCCATCCTCTCTCTCGGGCTTCCTTTGCGCCTCATGAGCTGGAATCGAGCCACCCAAAGCGACCTAGAGGCGAGTTTGGCGTGTGGGATGAAGGCGGTCGATCTCTCGATTCCTGTCTCGACTAAAATGGTCGCGGCGAAGTTTCGCGGGAAGTATGCCAAAGTGCTCTCCAATCTAGAAGAGACCCTCACTATCGCTAAAAAAGAGGGGCTTTTTGTCTGTGTGGGGATGGAGGATACATCGCGCGCGAACGCTCGATTCCTCAAGGAGGTGATCGCACTGGCCATGGAGAGGGGTGCGGATAGAGTGCGATTTTGTGATACGGTGGGTATCCTCACGCCACTCCAGACCTACAGGGCGATTCGCTCTCTTCGGCGCCATTGCACGCTTCCTGTTGAGATGCACTGCCATAATGATTATGGGATGGCGGTGGCGAACTCTATTGCAGGAATCGAGGCGGGAGCCCAAAGCGTCAATACGACCGTGATAGGAATCGGTGAGCGCGCAGGGAATGCGGGATTTGAGCAGGTTCTTTTGAGCCTCATCGGGCAGTTTGGACAAAATCGTACACTCGATTCTACTATTTTGAAAGCCCTTGTCCAAAAGGTCGCCAAAGCCGCAGGCGTGGCTCTAGCCCCCACGGCTCCTGTGGTGGGGAGTCGCCTCTTTTGGCATGAGAGCGGAATTCATGCCGATGGAAATCAAAAAAGCGAGGGCCTCTATGAGCCTTTTTCCCCTGAACTGGTGGGTGCGAGCCGCGAATACCCTATTGGCAAGCATTCAGGGAGTGCCAATCTAATCTATCATCTCAAGCAGTTTGTCCCACTGATCGAGAAGGGCGAAGCGAGCGATCTACTCCCACTGGTGCGTGAAATCGTCACCAAAAACAAAAAACCCCTGAGCGCTAAAGAGCTCTTTTGTCTCTACCTCTCGCACAAGCGCCACTCCCAAAAAGAGGGGTAA
- a CDS encoding nitrogen fixation protein NifQ produces the protein MEKILAILQEHAASPYAREVIAPMIAERAYGKNHLYEDMGFPSRKDYNAFMAIHFPLLAQEKPKEKRWKKFLFDTIGEIAPACAFCGDTDECFSCDLVV, from the coding sequence ATGGAAAAGATTCTGGCGATTCTGCAAGAGCATGCCGCTTCGCCTTATGCTAGGGAGGTCATCGCTCCGATGATCGCTGAGCGAGCCTATGGAAAAAACCACCTCTATGAGGATATGGGTTTTCCCTCTCGCAAAGATTACAACGCCTTCATGGCGATTCATTTTCCCCTCTTGGCACAAGAGAAGCCAAAGGAGAAGCGTTGGAAGAAATTCCTCTTTGACACCATCGGCGAAATCGCCCCTGCCTGTGCATTTTGTGGCGATACAGATGAGTGTTTTAGCTGTGATTTGGTGGTATAA